One part of the Candidatus Aminicenantes bacterium genome encodes these proteins:
- a CDS encoding DUF4230 domain-containing protein has protein sequence MKRLLAILQIVLLLFIVFMLYNPLAKIGLLPSLSSIFHIQQSRIDETPVIIQQVKNIAQMFTQTFYDETVYDTGIIRTPVLSADKRLIFIAKGEVISGFDLSELSEKSIIRRDKSIVVKLPPARILEVIINPSGFETFIEDGEISFEESKKFHEDARRIFDRNAREKGILKNSAEQGRQMLEKFFRLLGFESVDIIIPESE, from the coding sequence TCATGCTCTACAACCCGCTGGCCAAGATCGGCCTACTGCCTTCATTGAGCAGTATTTTTCATATCCAGCAGTCGCGCATCGACGAAACCCCGGTCATCATCCAGCAGGTGAAGAATATCGCCCAGATGTTCACCCAGACTTTCTACGACGAAACCGTTTACGACACCGGCATCATCCGCACCCCGGTGCTCAGCGCCGACAAGCGGCTGATCTTCATCGCCAAGGGCGAGGTGATCTCCGGCTTCGACCTGTCGGAACTGAGCGAAAAATCGATCATCCGCCGCGACAAGTCGATCGTGGTCAAGCTGCCGCCGGCCCGAATACTGGAAGTGATCATCAACCCCAGCGGCTTCGAAACCTTCATCGAGGACGGGGAGATCAGCTTCGAGGAGAGCAAAAAATTCCACGAGGACGCCCGGCGCATCTTCGACCGCAACGCCAGGGAAAAGGGGATCCTGAAGAACAGCGCCGAGCAGGGACGGCAGATGCTGGAAAAATTCTTCCGCTTGCTGGGCTTCGAATCGGTAGACATCATCATCCCCGAGAGCGAGTAA